The following are encoded together in the Pungitius pungitius chromosome 7, fPunPun2.1, whole genome shotgun sequence genome:
- the im:7152348 gene encoding uncharacterized protein im:7152348: MVLCEDGDCSVCLAAFSRTDRIPRVLHCRHTFCDPCLETMAQVRDGLLTVGCPLCRRVTCIGRGLSLREALWVNSKLWEQIPEAAQEEEEEEEEDGRKLRAQEEAMEAKQQPSLQAQCASSRSARTKLKLPAFFRKFSLNKQHQERIVPGSNVEMKSWRRLSTEDAA; this comes from the exons ATGGTTCTGTGTGAGGACGGCGACTGCAGCGTCTGCCTCGCGGCCTTCTCGCGGACGGACAGGATCCCCCGGGTGCTCCACTGCAGACATACCTTCTGCGACCCGTGCCTGGAGACCATGGCGCAGGTCAGGGACGGCCTGCTCACCGTGGGCTGCCCTCTGTGTCGCCGGGTGACCTGCATAGGGCGCGGCCTCAGCCTGCGGGAAGCCCTGTGGGTCAACAGCAAGCTGTGGGAGCAGATACCTGAGGCtgcgcaggaggaggaagaggaagaggaggaagatggacgGAAACTAAGAGCTCAGGAGGAAGCGATGGAGGCTAAACAGCAGCCCTCGCTGCAGGCACAATG TGCTTCCTCCAGGTCTGCCAGAACCAAGCTGAAGCTGCCTGCTTTCTTCAGaaagttcagtttgaataaGCAACACCAGGAGAGGATTGTTCCCGGCAGTAATGT GGAAATGAAATCCTGGCGCAGGCTTTCAACTGAAGACGCCGCCTAA